The sequence gaaagaaatcaattttctgtaatcaaagaaatgaggaaCACATAAAGATTTttatgcccaggagccccacatgGTTTTGTTCAGTATCAATTCCCCCTTTTCTCTGATATTCATCACTCTTGAGGAGAAAAAGTGTTGgacaaaaatgaataataattttgGATAGAGACTTTAGTCAAACTTAGCAGAGGAACTCGGTTTTATGGGAAATGGCTTTTAATTTCCCGTTAGGTTAACCTTCCCTAAGTCTTTCAGGGAATGGGGGGACAAATGCTCTGGCTACTTCCCCCTGAAATGGGGCACAGTTCTGCCTCAACTCACAGAATGGATATCAGGTTGAAATATTCCTGACTTCCAAATTGAGTTTGATATGATTAAGAACTCAATCACTTGGGGATTTAGGAGAATAAGTCTATCTGGCACTTGCTGTCAGCTTCTGCAAGGATTAAGTCAATAGTCACCACAGCCACTGACCCTCAAAactccctgaaaggagttcagggaagAGATttggaatgaggcactctgtgctctgagaaAAGCTGGCAGAATAGgccttcagatagatattttcaggagactCTATGAGCCACAAATCTTACATCTTCTCATgtctagaaaagcactgaaatcaTTAACAGTAACATCTGCTTTGGCCATTTGGAAGGAAATACATTTGAAAGTCAAAATGGGATAACTGTAGTTCAGATATCCAAGGTAAAATTAGATGGCTATTATGGATTTCAGACACATTCCTGTGTTGCTAAGAACTTAAATTTTCTGAGCTGTGTCAGATTAGGGGATGGCACTAGTCACAGGTAGATACAACCTTATGATTTCAAGATATCCTCTTATAACTATTAAGATCTTCTACACTAAAATTGTTTTAGATTAGATATTAACAAAAAAGAGGAGACATATGTGGTGGCCAATAactcctgatgctgaagctgaaactccagtactttggccacctgatatgaaaaactgactcattggaaaagaccctgatgctgggaaagattgaagtcaggaggagaaggggatgacagaggatgagatggttggatggcatcactgactcaagggacatgagtctgagtaaactccaggagttgttgatggacagggaagcctggcctgctgcaattcatggggattacaaagagtcggacacgactgagagactgacctgaactgactgacatgcCTGTGACCTTAGAAATGAGCTATAATTTACACCAGAAAAAGACACTGAGTCTTCTCTGAGCTGTTCATTGAAAATGTGTCAGTAAATCAAATGCAAATAAGAGAGTCATCCTTTtctataagaaaatgaaaagacaagattTGTATACACTCTATGGAGATACAAATTTTTGTTGAGACATCAGTGAATACTTTACGATATGTGTCTTATTCTGGatgagaaaatatattattaaaacatgTAATTTTCATCAAAGCAAATATATAGTGTCATGGCAAGCTATATATACTTTTATGGGAAGTTTGCAAACTTTTCAAAATAAGCCTGATGTTTAGAGCTGGAGGAGAAGGTAGCAAAGGAGGAGAGTGATGAGGAGGAGCAAGTTCCTCAGAATTCAGCCTTCTAAATGGTGTCATAACCTCACatagtaaaaagaaaattgtCAAATAAACTGAAATTAATGATTATGTTGATAGATTATTTTACCTGTTTGGGAAACATAGGCTTAAATATTTACCTAtcacaaataaaagtaaattctaGATTGTTAATGAAtaattgaatttttcatttctttattgaggggcaattgatttacaatgctttaGTTTTTGCTACATGGCAAAGTGActccattatacatatacatatacacacacatattctttttcatatattttatatggtgTTTTATCActttatcacaggacattgaatattgttccctgtgccatacggTACAATGCAAACATAATCATCTccatctgctaatcctaaactcaATCCATCCTTCTCCCCAGATAACCCCTTGGCGACCACAAGTCAGCTCTCTGTGTCTTTAGTCTGTGTCTATTCTGTAGAAAAAtttatttgtgttatattttagattccacgtatgaATGATAttgtatgctatttgtctttctttctctgacttactttggaATGATACTTtctcggtccatccatgtttcttcaAAGGTCATTATGCCAtcagatgtttttttaaaaaaggaggtcAAACCTTAAAAATAATTGCTAGGAAATGAAACTTCTCAAAAGTAATGtggtagaagaaataaaaaggaaaaatatgaaaataagagcTATATATAAAACtcctcccagggactggggagcctggtgggctgcgtctatgtgatcacacagagttggacacaactaaagtgacttagcggcagcagcagcatgccttgGTATACATGGCCTGCTTTTATGGAACATCATAGACTAGAAGATTAagcaatatgtatttatttttcagtggtttGGTGGCTAGGAAATCCAAGATTAAGGTGCTGACAGATTCCAAATCTGGTGAGGTCCTGTCCCTAGGTCACATacagccttttttcttttttcctgtgtcctcacatgccAAAGAGTTAAGTGAACTCTCTGATGTTTCTTTATAAGGGTATCAATCCTACTCATCAGGGTGAAGCTTTTATGACCTACTCATTACCCAAAGGGCCCCCCTCCCAATACCATCACATTAGAAAGGATTTAACTTATGATTTTGGAGAGGGAAATAAACTCTCAGTCTATAGCAACATCCCAAAGTGGAGAAATAAATTGCATAAGTTCTAATAAACCCAAAGGCTTGTTATTATTTGGTGATTAGTATTTTATTTGAGAAGACCTTGAGATAATAAAGGGCTTCGCtgatggctcagattgtaaagaatctgtgtgtaattcaggagacacgggtttgatcccggggtcaggaagttcccctggagaaggaaatggcaccccactccagtattcttgcctggagaatcccatggacagaggagcctggtgggctacagtccacggggtcgcaaagagtcggacacaactgagtgactagcactttcactgaGATACGAGAAATCTTCAGGTAATAGGCATAAAAATCAGGATATGAGGCTTCTCACCCAGcgtgctgctgctgccgctgctaagtcgctcggtcgtgtccaaccctgtgcgaccccatagacggcagcccaccaggctccgccgtccctgggattctccaggcaagaacactggagtgggttgccattgccttctccaatgcatgaaagtgaaaagtgaaagtgaaggcgctcagtcGGGTCctgctcttagcgaccccatggactgcagcccaccaggctcctccatccacgggattctccaggcaagagaactggagtgggctgccatcgcCTTCTCTGCTCACACCGTGTGATTTACTAGTAAAAAGCACTCATCACCCCAGAGGCTTAGCCCCTCATGAAACCAGAGTAAACAAGAGAGGCAAAATAATAATCTTCTTTGACCACATGCACTGACCATATTAGAGGCAGATAATATTTTGTTTCAAGCCTAATTCAGAGGAGGATTTTATGAATGCTGTTTCTGTCAAATAAAACAGTATATTCTGGCATCTTTATTACCTAGCAATCTCTATTATATTAATAAGAGAGATAATAATGGTATATATTGTCAGAATCTTTCTTAACAATGATATAACCCCAAATATTTAGGTGTCAAGTTCCAAACTGAATATTTAAAGTGCACGGATGATAGATTGTGCTAAATTTACACATGAGAGAGACCAGTGTGCCTGGGTCTCTACAGAAGGTTATGTAAGCAGAAAAGGTGACCAGGACACTGAGAATGCAGCAGGGGTTTTACCAGGTGCTCTAAAGTGTCTGGAAAGCGGAATGAGCCACCTTTATGAAAACGTAACCCCAAACAAAGCTGACAAAAACGAGGCAATAATGTGATTACCCAGTTGGAATACTGAGtaaggtttgtttatttttctgtataaaaCTTTAgtctttcagattatttttacaAACATAACCTCCTCAATAATATTATGACTGAAACATTCTTCTTCAACATTAATGTGctaaacaatagaaataaaataatgtgcATAAAGAATCTCATAGATAGAGAAATAAGAAATCTACTTCAAATGTTAATATGGAATGTCTTTGTGTATGGAGGAATAAACCaagtttttaatcatttttttcatttatttttattagttggaggctaattactttacaatattgtagtggtttctgtcatacattgacatgaatcagccttaatcatatttttaaaattatttttcctgaaatCTGTAATGAGCTCTATTCTGAAGATTACATTTTTGAAGAGAAAAACACGAGAAAACCTTTCCCTAATTAAATAAATTTGCAGTATTAGCTGCAGTATAACTCATCATATACAACATAAATCTATTGCTTCAACAGAGATATTTTATACCCCCAAACTGTATACATTTTCCTCCAAAATTGTGGAAATCATAAAAATGTGTTTCAAACTAAATATATAGTTTGCATTAGGAAAATATGAAATGTTTATAAGCTTATTTTGATCATTGGAAGTATTCAAATGATAAAACTTTTTCATCATACCCAAGTTATTTAAACTGAGGAGACACttattacagttaaaaaaaaaaatcacacatgacTTTCCTTGCTCTTTGAAAGAGCAATGGTTTGTTGAAAATAAGTAATATATTTTGCAGCTGCTTCATTGCTTTTTTCTGACCCATAGCTTTTTCATGGCATTTTGCATCTCTCCATTTCTCAGAGTATAGATTAGAGGGTTCAGCATAGGGGTGACAATGGTGTAAAACACAGCGAAGTGTTTATCAATGGGTAAGGTAACAGGAGGTCTCAAATACGTAAAAATACAGGGCACGAAGAAGAGGACCACCACTGTAatgtgggagccacaggtggaTAAGGCTTTACGCTTCCCTTCCTGACTAAGATTCTTCAAGGAGCGCAGAATGACCCCATAGGAGATGAGTATGAGTGTAAAAATGGTCACACAGATCGCCCCATCATTGGCAACTACTGTGAGGGCAGTAATGTGGGTGTCAGTGCAGGCAAGTTTTAACAAAGGATACGTATCACACCCAAAGTGGTCAATGACATTAGGGCCACAGAACGGaaggttgtaaaaaaaaaataatatgaagtaGAGCATGTAAAACCCACCAACCCAAGCCAATAGCAGCATCAGAACACACACTCTGTGATTCATGATTGTCAAATAATGCAAGGGTTTGCAGATGGCCAGGTAGCAGTCATAGGCCATGAAAACCAGGAGGAAAACCTCAGCACCACTAAATAGATGCTCTGTAAAAAGCTGGGTCATGCAAGCTTGAAATGAAATGGTTTTCTTCTCATAGAGTAAGTCTATAATTGTCTTTGGGGTGATTGAAGTAGAATAAAAGGCATCCATAAGTGATAAGTAGCCAAGAAAGAAGTACATAGGGGCGTCTAATGTTGGGCTGAGTACCACAGTCAAGACAATGAGTAGGTTGCCCACCATGGTCACAATGTAAATGAGCAAGAACATGACAAATAAAATTTCCTGCCCCTCGACACTCTGAGTGAGCCCCAAGAGGACAAACTCAGttacatttttcctttgttccaTAGGTTCTTCTATATGTCTTATTCCAGAGTTCAGGACAGCATTATCtataaatacaattattaaaaGTGACTTCCTAAAATCTTacaataatttgttttttattcaacaaatagtcCTTGTGGTTTATTATGTTTGGGTACTTTCAGATATTATAATACAAGGCTAATTAAATCTTCTTCCTTGACCACAAACTAATAGATAggcaagtaaattaaaaaaaaaaaatgtgggaaaAGAACGCTAAATGAGTGAAGCCCTGCAACTAATTTTCTATCTAGAATCTTTAAATTGTACGTATAGCTAATAtctcacacaaaaataaaagctgattaaagttttaaaaagaagtaaagcaaGATTTAATGTCCATTTCATGAAAGAGGTGACTTTCCTCCTTCTAGGGTTAGGAGAAACTTCTTAACCAATCAATTAATCTCAAACAAATATAtctgaaaatttcaaatattttaagaacttaGGAAAGTATAGCAAAACACCAATGGACAAAATAGTCTGAACATACACATGTTAGATGATATGCACAGAGttattttcaaaagtaaagaTCTGTAAGCAATTAActaacaaaagataaaaatatgaaataaattaacATATCAACAAACAGAGGAAAAATGCCTCTGAACGACCAACAAACATATGATCGGATGCTGAAGCTCTTCTGTGAATAGAAAAGTAGGACTTGAAGTCACAGCTTGCTTAGTACAGTATTTGCTTGAGTTCTTGGAAGTCAATCAGTCAAGATATATGGAAGCTACCTCATCATTTAATTTTAACAGATTAGCATGCTATATTTAGAGAACATAAACATTGAAAGTAGGGTCAGAGTTATAAAAACCTGAAATGAAAATACTGCCAAATCATTAACCTTGAAATTAATTTCTAAGAGTACTTTGTGGAAGGtaaatttttttcagatcattagaATATGAAATTATCCAAAAGGTGTATCACCAAATAGAATCAATTTTTACCTATTTAATAATCTTGAAGGAATCCTAACACGGCTGATTATGAAAATCCCAAAGGAAAACTTTGAAAGGATTTAATTCTCACTCCACCAATGTactcttacaaaacagaaagcctcGTTAAGAATTTTGTGTCTGAATACACTTCCTGGGTTACCTGCAGAAGATGAAAGTTATTCAATCCATGTTCTGAGCTCTGGTGCCATCTCTTTAGTCCTTCATGCAGTGATGCCATTAGTCCTTCATGCACTGATGCCATCTCTGGCAAAATAATGAGCAAGGTACATTCAGCATCACTGGATTTTGAGTCAATCTTTCAGGAAGTGTAATTCATCTcagacattcagaaaaaaaaaacttttcaattattggaattttcaaaatgaatatGAATGTCTTGTTACCTAAGGAACTCTGAATCTTGATTgtgaaaagaagctcaaaatGTTTACTATCATCAGAATTTGTCCTGATAACAAACAAATGTTAAATCACCATTttaatcagagagagagagagagagagagagagagagagagaaatcttcAAATTATGTAAGGAttgattaaagtaaaaaaaaattaatttgctgCTTGTGTCTATACTGGTGAAAGAGAAATGGACTTCGCAAAATTTTGATTCTCACTTATATTGTCCTGTCTTCAAACAGCATTGTTGAATTTTGGGTTTCTTGAAGGATGGGAATGATTTCATATATACACTTTATTATGTTCTGAGTCCATCATTTTAATTCTAGTAGAAGTCTGTCATGTGATTGCTACTGCAGACAAACACTCCTCAGGTTAAAGGCAAAGGGCTGTCAACACTTGGTCTATATTTAACTGCAGTACATACAGGTGAGGCTTTCAGTAGGTCCATCTCCAAGGGTGATTTTTGTCTAATTAAATTCATTGGAACATTAATCATAATTTTGAGGGTAGAGTCGTTATCTCCAGAGATGTTACCAGAACAATCACCATGCGGAACAGGACTTATAATATAGAATCCTGccctctgggggaaaaaagcataaaGTGTAAATTGAGACCATATCACCAAAAGGGAAAATCAAATCTGGACagaaatgaaatatgtaaaaacttTCTAGCTTAAATCAAACCttaaaaataggcaaatattCTTCTAAGTTTAAGCTTTGTCTTTGAAGATAATATCtgaatttatttccaaatattattAATGCTAACTTCAGAATAAGTTATTTAAGGTTTATTTCAAATGCAGATAAAGGTTGTCATATGATTTCAGGCAGACAAGTTGATAGAATCTGTTTTAGTATCAAAATGGTGAAAGAGAAAACATTTGTGGGGTTACTCCATTTATCTCAAAGTCCTCACGTGGACTTTGCCAAAGTAGAAAACACCCTAGGCTGTGACAGAAGTTGCTGTGCATTTTTAAGGATTTAAATCATACAGCACATATCTATATTtacatcatatatgtatatagcatatatgtaaatatttaaataaaaggaaaatataacatttttcatttacaaattaagCAAAACAAGCCTAAAATTACCTGTgtaaattttcagacattttctacAGAAAGATAATGATacacattatataaaataatctatattAAAGGCGTCTAAAaagcaggacttcccaggtggtgctagtggtaaagaacttgcctcccAGTACAAGAGTTAcaagagacgctggtttgatccttgggtcaggaagatcccctggactgaAAGATagcaacctgccccagtattgttgcctgggaaatctcatggacagaggacctgctgggctacggtccatgggtccatggggtcacaaagagtcaaacacgatcgAACACACATatctagggaaaaaaatatatatatgtatccatatatgtatacacacacacataaaggataatataatatgtatatattagctGGATGCAACTAAAAGAGTGCTTAGAAAGAAATGTAGAGTTTTCTTTATATGCAAATattagaaaacaataaatattttaagaaatgagcTCAGCTTCTGTCTCGAGatactagaaaagaaaaattaaaataaacctaGAGAGCATTGTAGTTGGAAACAGTATTAAGAACACAGACATCATGTAAAGaggaattcattaaaaataataaatctattTAAAACCAATAATTAGGTCTTTGAACTTTAAATTGATACATTTCTAGCGAAATgtactaaggaaaaaaaagaaaagaaaatatatatcagaATCAGAATTGAAGACAGGGGGAATCCCCTGATGGTCCAATAGTTAATAATCCACCTTACGGAGCAGGAGCTGTGTGcgcggtcgctcagtcgtgtccaactccttgcgaccccatggactgtagcccgccagacccctctgtccatgggattctccaggcaaggatgctggagtgggctgccatgccctcctccaggggatcttccccacccagggatggaacccaggcctcccgcatcgcaggcagattctttaccgtctgagccaccaggggatccccacagtgcaggggatctgggttcagtccctagttggggaactgagaccccacaCGTGCGTTTGTGCAGGTCGCTCAGGCacgtccagctctctgcgacaccatggactgtagcccacacagcacctctgtccctggggttttccaggcaagaatgctggagtggatgtgGAGCCCATGAGTTCCCGCTGCAACTTGTGAGCCTGTGCGCTCAGAGAGTTGACACGCTGCAAAGACTGATCCTGCGTGAGACAGCAGACGTCCTGAAGGCGGAACTAAGACTGGATGCAGGGATACAAacgaaatttcaaaataaataaataaaatggttaaaacggtagatttaaaacaaatattgaagAAAGAGCCATCACTCTCGATTCTAGAGATCTTGAAAAGATGATACAATGATATTACAAATGAATTCACAGATGTATActtgccaagaaaagaaaatgaagcactGCTATGAAAAAGACAACTTTCTAATCACACAGAGCGAAATAACTAAAAGCTGGGATAATCTAACATCTAAATAAATCAATGCTCAGAATTATTTTCCCCTCAAAATGTCATTCTCATGTGCCTTTCATCAATCAGCTCTATAACAACTAATCCATAAATGGTACCAATCTTACATAAACACTTTCACAGAAGGGAGAAGACAGCGTGCCCCCGGAATAACCcttcacagagaaagaaacaaggGCATCACAAGGAAAATAGTGAGATCAATTTCTCACATTAGCAAATACACAAAATCCTGAACATAATTCTTTTGATTCCTTTGGATGCTTTCTTTTgggattattttttaacttgttaATATAGTTTTTGAGTCACATCCTGAGAAGTGCTCAATCAAGGACTAATCATGTCCCACTACTGATGTAAAATCTTTCTGAGTATTCAACCAACAGCACTGTCCTTGTGAACAATGAGGTTTCCCAGCTGGTGAGAATAAGCACTATTCCAGACCCAATGTAGAGCTCCAGGCCCTCTTTGTAATCCTTCTGGGTAAATCTCCCTCCAGCCTCAGGTATTTTCCTCAAATGCAAGGACAGGTCAGTACTCTGATGAAACCTGAGTAATgaataatctctctctctctcccacaacCCCCTCAAGACTCCAGAACTATAGTTGTATCCTCTGCATATTTAACTCTCATAAATTTGGCTGCCTGAGTGTCCTCAGACCCTGAACCTCCTATCTTCAACTCCGAAAGTCTAttgggattttttgttttttttatgtatCCCTCTCCGTACAACAACATGagacattttaaaagtaatgaaCAGGGAAACACTTGGAACTCAACTAAATTTCCATCTCTCAGTGATCGCTGCCACTTAATTCTTATATCTAGTACctcaaatggagaaggcaatggcaccccactccagcactcttgcctggaaaatcccatggatggaggagcctggtgggctgcagcccatggggttgctaagagtcggacacgactgagcgacttcactttcacttttcactttcatgcattggagaaggaaatggcaacccactccagtgttcttgcctggagaatcccagggacgggaacgcctggtgggctgccatctatggggtcacacagtaggccacgactgaagcgacttagcagcagcagcagcagcacctcaaAAAtcattatttcctattttttctgaatctgtttgcttgtttctttaaatgtttacatGCATATTTACAGTAATTTTAATCATAAGTTAATATGGCTGGAAACAGGGAAAATatctcttaattaaaaaaaggtTAAAAGGACTGTGATACATCCACAAAATGGAATGCTAATtgacaataaaatgaataaactattGACAAACACAAGGATGTGCATAAATCTCAAATATATAATACTATGAGAAAAATCCATATTTAACAGTGTACAGAATAGGCATAATCTTTATACAGAAAATACAGACAACTGAACCAATTGCTGGATCTAATAAGTAAATCCAACAAATTTTCAGGGTACAAAATCAACCTATAAAAATGAGTTGcatttacatatttcacaataaaatatataaaataaaattaagaaactaaTCCCATTTAAAATAGTATCAATAAGAATAACATACATAGGAATAAAGTAAATAATGGAAGTGAAAATCTGGTACACTGAAAAGTATATGAcatcaatgaaagaaattaaaggaacaaAGAAGGATGCCCAATTGTCATGAACTggagtaagaaagaaaaatattgttgaaGTGGCCACACTATCCAAATCAAATGGAAAAGATCAGcaatcaaagaaaatatatgaagttaATGTATAAGCAGTTCATGAAAAGGGAATATAAATGCcttgaaacacatgaaaaggtgcccaAACAGATGGCATTCTGACAATAATTATAAACatcaaaatttaaatacataaaataactgACTCAACAGTTCCACTTCTTGGAACTCATacagacaaaatttaaaaaacttcatCACAGAATTACTAAacattgaaaaaaactgaagaaaacatgaaaatgacCAGATGCATCAATTTTAGTATAGCTGCATGAAAGAGTTAAGTAGTAGGAACTAACTAGACTGAGTTAGGATCTAAGTAAATTGGCATGCACATATCTCCAGGAGGATGTGtggtaaaatgaaaaaatgtatacACTGAAgcagaaacacatacacataaatgaaaatatgctTGTATTTGCAGATTATAAATTGAGAAATCTGAGAAAGAGAATACAGTGACTGCATCTGAAAGGACTAGAAGAATGTGGGTTATGATGGGGATAAGTTTTATTCTACATGATTTCATTTTGCATGAATTCCATTATTAGAatagaattttttcttatttaaaaaattaaaataaatattatgctaAAATTTCATATGAATACAAATGAAACTGAGGAAAAAAACACTCTATCCACACAATATATTTTAACTAGTACAATAAATAGAaagattgaaaaataagaatctaacaataaaaacaagaataagaaaaaaaagagtaaatacaaattaatttaaaattagtaACTATAAAAATTTCATTGACTAATTTGTGACATATTATTTATTGACTCCCTAGTTTAAATGTATGCTACCTTTCAAGATTCAATGATAAACTAAGTGTTAGTCAGTTTACATACCATCAGGGAATTGCTATTAATAAATAGCATGAACacataatttaattataattgtCAGTAATctgttaaagaaatgaaaagtatgtATCAAATTTATGAAGACTTTTACATTCTAAGGAGATTGGCCCTAATGCTAATTCACTAACTTCATAATGGATAATGCACTAATTTAAAACTTGGTCTGCCTTTTTTCTCTCCAGAGCTTATTTATATAGCATTAGTCATTTCAGAATTTCTTAGACTGTAGATTAATGAGTTCAGTATGAGAATTATGACTGTATAAGAGACgctcaattattttttaacaggAAAGGTCTTACCAGGTCTTCCATATATAAAACTACAAGAACAAAGAAGCAGACAACCACAGAGATGTGGGAACCACAGGTGTGAAGGGCTTTCAGCCCCCCTCCTGACTCGGGTTCTTCAGAGAGTACAGGATGACTCCATAGGCAATCAATAAGAGCAGAAACACAAAAGTGCAGATCAGTCCTCCATTGGCCAATACTAAGAGGCCAATAATATAGGTGTTAGTACATATCAGTTTCAATAAGGGTTCATGTTACACATAAAGTGATCAGTGACTTTGGGGCCACAGAATGGGAACCCATAAATAGTGCTAGGTTGCATTACTGAGTGCAGGAAACCTCCAACCCAGGACACCACCAGCAGTAAAACACATACCCACAGCCCCAGGCATTTATGTCTATGAGTTCAAGGTCTTACTGAGAGTTTTAGTCATGATAATGTGCAGGTGGCCCACCActgtcaaaatataaaaagaaagagtGAGGCCCAAGGGGACAAAATAAGAAATACTGTTCCTTGGTTCCATCTAGTCTGAACAGGAGCTGAGTTCACATATCAGAAGCAGTTAACCTACAAAACAAGGGGAAACCCTTTTAGatgcattatcagttcagttcagttcagtcgctcagacgtgtccgactctttgcgaccccatgaactgcagcatgccgggcctccttgtccatcaccaactcccggagtccacccaaacccatttccattgtgtcagtgatgccatccaaccatctcatcctctgtcatccccttctcctcctgccctcaatctttcccagcatcagggtcttttccaatgagtcagc comes from Dama dama isolate Ldn47 chromosome 1, ASM3311817v1, whole genome shotgun sequence and encodes:
- the LOC133055833 gene encoding olfactory receptor 4A47-like, with the translated sequence MEQRKNVTEFVLLGLTQSVEGQEILFVMFLLIYIVTMVGNLLIVLTVVLSPTLDAPMYFFLGYLSLMDAFYSTSITPKTIIDLLYEKKTISFQACMTQLFTEHLFSGAEVFLLVFMAYDCYLAICKPLHYLTIMNHRVCVLMLLLAWVGGFYMLYFILFFFYNLPFCGPNVIDHFGCDTYPLLKLACTDTHITALTVVANDGAICVTIFTLILISYGVILRSLKNLSQEGKRKALSTCGSHITVVVLFFVPCIFTYLRPPVTLPIDKHFAVFYTIVTPMLNPLIYTLRNGEMQNAMKKLWVRKKQ